The Alphaproteobacteria bacterium genome includes the window TCCAGGGCAATATTCTTTGCCACCTCAGAGTTCATCCCATGACCATGGGTTAGCGCAAACGCCACGTTTTCCCACACGGTCATGCTGTCAAACAACGCGCCCCCTTGGAACAGCATCCCAAATTTATCAAGCGCGCGTTGTTGGGCGGTATATGAAAGCCCCACAATCTCTTGTCCATCAATGTGAATGCTCCCGGAATCTGGTTGAATGAGCCCCAAGATACACTTGATGAGGACAGACTTGCCCGTCCCAGATCCCCCAATCACCACAAACGATTCGCCTGGATGAAGGTCAAGGTCAATCCCATCAAGCACAACCTTGCCGGCGAAGGATTTTTTAAGGCCACGAACGCGAATTTTAGAGGGGAGTTTCATGGTTTATTTCGAAAACAAAATAGAGGTTAATGCATAGTTCATGAACAAGATCAGGATCGACGCTGACACCACAGCACTGGTGGTTGCTCGACCCACGCCAGCTGCGCCGCGCTGGGATTGATACCCGTGGTAACAGCCCATCAAGGAAATGATTAAACCAAAGGCACCGGCCTTAATAAGACCGGAGGTTACATCTTCATACTCAAGGTATTTAGCGGTTTGGGTTAAGTAGTTGGCGGGATTAAATCCAAGCTTATAAATGCTCACCAAATAGCCCCCGAACACGCCAATGATGTCCGCGATCAGCACCAACAGGGGCAACATCACCACGCCAGCCACTAGGCGTGGAACGACAAGATATTTGAAAGGATTGGTAGACAAAGTGGTCAACGCATCGATTTGTTCTGTCACCCGCATAGTACCTATCTCTGCCGCCATCGCGGCGCCAATGCGTCCCGCCACCATTAGGCCTGCCAAAACGGGCCCCAACTCACGGGTCATGGACAGAACAACCACCGTCGCAACGGCGCCTTCTGCATTAAAGCGCGCGAAG containing:
- a CDS encoding ABC transporter permease, translating into MESILKRLNVLECLRTIGRLFIVFLMNAGRLGIFFGTAVSHIFRGPFYWRQLGNQFFHIGYLSLPVVGLTAIFTGMVLALQSHTSFARFNAEGAVATVVVLSMTRELGPVLAGLMVAGRIGAAMAAEIGTMRVTEQIDALTTLSTNPFKYLVVPRLVAGVVMLPLLVLIADIIGVFGGYLVSIYKLGFNPANYLTQTAKYLEYEDVTSGLIKAGAFGLIISLMGCYHGYQSQRGAAGVGRATTSAVVSASILILFMNYALTSILFSK